One stretch of Amycolatopsis tolypomycina DNA includes these proteins:
- a CDS encoding TetR/AcrR family transcriptional regulator yields the protein MAKSEPGATRRRGPNDPERRARIAKAAIEVVAQRGIDGVTHRSVAAAAGVPLGSTTYHFATLDDLLEVALHEAAEKNVHALKEWEAALPPDADFAAALADLVMGYINEQYRDTVVEYDLYVAALHRPALRKASAAWDDALIAFFGSRTDPLTGRLLAGLFCGLLMQAALADPRPTRDEIEALFRRAITGPAV from the coding sequence ATGGCCAAGAGCGAACCCGGCGCAACGCGGCGCCGCGGTCCGAACGACCCCGAGCGGCGCGCGCGGATCGCCAAGGCGGCGATCGAGGTCGTCGCGCAGCGGGGGATCGACGGGGTCACGCACCGGTCGGTGGCGGCCGCGGCGGGCGTCCCGCTCGGCTCGACGACCTACCACTTCGCGACCCTGGACGACCTCCTGGAGGTCGCCCTGCACGAGGCGGCCGAGAAGAACGTCCACGCCCTGAAGGAGTGGGAGGCCGCGCTCCCGCCGGACGCCGACTTCGCCGCGGCGCTGGCCGACCTGGTGATGGGCTACATCAACGAGCAGTACCGCGACACGGTCGTCGAGTACGACCTGTACGTCGCCGCCCTGCACCGCCCGGCCCTGCGCAAGGCGAGCGCGGCCTGGGACGACGCCCTGATCGCGTTCTTCGGCTCCCGCACCGACCCGCTCACCGGCCGCCTCCTGGCCGGCCTGTTCTGCGGCCTCCTGATGCAGGCCGCCCTGGCCGACCCCCGCCCCACCCGAGACGAGATAGAAGCCCTCTTCCGCCGAGCCATCACCGGCCCCGCGGTGTGA
- a CDS encoding aldehyde dehydrogenase family protein, with amino-acid sequence MKDLYIDGIWLDAATGTRSDVLNPATGEVVVTVAEAGKAEVDAAVRAARRAFDDGPWRRTTAGERARLLRRTADLLVRDREELARTESLDTGKTLGEGRIDIDDVTNVFRYYADLADKDAGRLVDAGSATVVSRIVHEPVGVCALIAPWNYPLLQMSWKVAPALAAGNTVVLKPSEVTPLTTIKLAALLEEAGTPAGVVNLLLGDGRVGAAMVEHPAVDLVSFTGGYATGEKIMTAAAKGVRRVALELGGKNPNVVFADADYETALDYALMAAFVHSGQVCSAGARLIVQDGIHDRFVADLAARADRIRVGNGLDPETETGPLVSARHRAKVEGYIESALAAGAKLEAGGERPDGPEYESGFFLRPTVFSGCTRDMAIVREEVFGPVVTVERFGDEAEAIALANDTEYGLAGAVWTSDASRAQRVAGALRHGTVWINDYHPYLPQAEWGGYGKSGIGRELGPSGLAEYQESKHIYQNIDPVPQHWFKG; translated from the coding sequence GTGAAGGACCTCTACATCGACGGAATCTGGTTGGACGCGGCCACCGGGACGCGCTCCGACGTGCTGAACCCGGCCACCGGCGAGGTCGTCGTGACCGTCGCCGAAGCGGGGAAAGCCGAGGTCGACGCCGCCGTCAGAGCCGCCCGCCGGGCCTTCGACGACGGCCCGTGGCGCCGCACGACCGCGGGCGAACGCGCCCGGCTCCTGCGCCGGACCGCCGACCTGCTGGTCCGCGACCGCGAGGAACTGGCCCGCACCGAGAGCCTCGACACCGGCAAGACGCTCGGCGAAGGCCGCATCGACATCGACGATGTGACGAACGTCTTCCGCTACTACGCCGACCTCGCGGACAAGGACGCCGGCCGCCTGGTCGACGCCGGCAGCGCGACCGTCGTCAGCCGGATCGTGCACGAGCCGGTCGGGGTCTGCGCGCTCATCGCGCCGTGGAACTACCCACTGCTCCAGATGTCCTGGAAGGTCGCGCCCGCGCTGGCCGCGGGCAACACCGTGGTGCTCAAGCCCAGCGAGGTCACCCCGCTCACCACGATCAAGCTGGCCGCCCTGCTCGAAGAGGCCGGCACGCCGGCCGGCGTCGTCAACCTGCTGCTCGGCGACGGCCGCGTCGGCGCGGCGATGGTCGAGCACCCGGCCGTCGACCTCGTCTCCTTCACCGGCGGCTACGCGACCGGCGAGAAGATCATGACCGCGGCCGCGAAAGGTGTCCGGCGGGTCGCGCTGGAGCTCGGCGGCAAGAACCCGAACGTGGTCTTCGCCGACGCCGACTACGAGACGGCCCTGGACTACGCCCTGATGGCCGCGTTCGTCCACTCCGGACAGGTCTGTTCAGCGGGCGCGCGGCTGATCGTCCAAGATGGAATCCATGACCGGTTCGTCGCGGACCTCGCCGCGCGTGCCGACCGGATCCGCGTCGGCAACGGCCTGGACCCGGAGACCGAGACGGGCCCGCTCGTCTCGGCCCGGCACCGCGCGAAGGTCGAAGGCTACATCGAAAGCGCTCTCGCCGCGGGTGCGAAGCTCGAAGCGGGCGGCGAGCGGCCGGACGGACCCGAGTACGAAAGCGGTTTCTTCCTGCGCCCCACCGTGTTCTCCGGCTGCACGCGGGACATGGCGATCGTCCGGGAAGAGGTCTTTGGCCCGGTCGTCACCGTGGAACGCTTCGGCGACGAGGCCGAAGCGATCGCCCTGGCCAACGACACCGAGTACGGGCTCGCCGGAGCCGTGTGGACGTCGGACGCGTCCCGCGCCCAGCGCGTCGCCGGGGCCCTCCGCCACGGCACCGTGTGGATCAACGACTACCACCCCTACCTGCCGCAGGCGGAATGGGGCGGTTACGGCAAGTCCGGCATCGGCCGCGAACTCGGGCCGTCCGGGCTGGCCGAGTACCAGGAGAGCAAGCACATCTACCAGAACATCGATCCCGTTCCGCAGCACTGGTTCAAAGGCTGA
- a CDS encoding amino acid permease has protein sequence MTTQEIPAGGGPAPDDSSDLEKFGYRQELERSLGSFSSFAAGFSYISIMTGVFQLFFFGFGAGGPAFIWTWPLVFLGQLCVALCFAELAGQFPLAGSVYQWAKQIAKPATSWLAGWIMIIGAIVTAGAVAVAYQIILPQVSTAFQIVGSDADAGLTSTPGGAQNAIILALVLVVFATIVNVIGVKLMAKINNFGVAVELSAVILLIIALAVHIKRGPQVVLETHGAGEGHSLGYLGAFLVASLMSAYVFYGFDTAGSLAEETTQPRKHAPRAILRAITASFVVGGLVMLVGMMAVGDINAEELSTSGMPYLLKSTLGPWLGNAFLICSAIAITVCCLAVQTAAIRMAWAMARDGRLPFSKAMAKVSPRSKTPILPALLTGGLTVVVLLINLGNQRAFFILTSTAIILFYIPYLMVTGPMLLRRLRGQWPRPGHGPYFKLGRWGTLVNLVAVVYGAAMTVNLIWPRAEVYGDDHWYFQWGAVIVTALIVIIGAIMLYVRRRTWGSAHTSPEHMPDSTPDTLPG, from the coding sequence ATGACCACACAAGAAATACCGGCGGGCGGGGGGCCTGCCCCGGACGACAGCTCCGACCTCGAAAAGTTCGGCTACCGCCAGGAGCTCGAACGCTCTCTGGGTTCCTTCTCCAGCTTCGCCGCCGGGTTCTCCTACATCTCGATCATGACCGGCGTGTTCCAGCTGTTCTTCTTCGGGTTCGGCGCGGGCGGGCCGGCGTTCATCTGGACCTGGCCGCTGGTCTTCCTCGGCCAGCTCTGCGTCGCGCTGTGCTTCGCCGAGCTGGCCGGGCAGTTCCCGCTCGCCGGTTCGGTCTACCAGTGGGCCAAGCAGATCGCGAAGCCGGCGACGTCGTGGCTGGCCGGCTGGATCATGATCATCGGTGCGATCGTCACCGCCGGCGCGGTCGCGGTGGCCTACCAGATCATCCTGCCGCAGGTCTCGACCGCGTTCCAGATCGTCGGCAGCGACGCCGACGCCGGGCTGACGTCGACCCCGGGCGGCGCGCAGAACGCCATCATCCTGGCCCTCGTGCTGGTGGTGTTCGCCACGATCGTGAACGTCATCGGCGTCAAGTTGATGGCGAAGATCAACAACTTCGGTGTCGCGGTCGAGCTGTCCGCGGTCATCCTGCTGATCATCGCGCTGGCGGTGCACATCAAGCGCGGCCCGCAGGTCGTCCTGGAGACGCACGGCGCGGGTGAGGGTCACTCACTCGGGTACCTCGGGGCGTTCCTCGTGGCGTCGCTGATGAGCGCATACGTCTTCTACGGCTTCGACACCGCGGGCTCGCTCGCGGAGGAGACGACGCAGCCGCGCAAGCACGCGCCCCGCGCGATCCTGCGGGCGATCACGGCGTCGTTCGTCGTCGGCGGCCTGGTGATGCTGGTCGGCATGATGGCCGTCGGCGACATCAACGCCGAAGAGCTGAGCACGTCCGGCATGCCGTACCTGCTGAAGAGCACGCTCGGTCCCTGGCTGGGCAACGCGTTCCTGATCTGCTCGGCGATCGCGATCACGGTGTGCTGCCTGGCCGTGCAGACCGCGGCGATCCGGATGGCGTGGGCGATGGCCCGCGACGGCCGCCTGCCGTTCAGCAAGGCGATGGCCAAGGTGTCGCCGCGCTCGAAGACGCCGATCCTGCCGGCGCTGCTCACCGGCGGCCTCACCGTCGTGGTGCTGCTGATCAACCTCGGCAACCAGCGCGCGTTCTTCATCCTGACGTCGACGGCGATCATCCTGTTCTACATCCCCTACCTGATGGTCACCGGCCCGATGCTGCTGCGCCGCCTGCGCGGGCAGTGGCCGCGCCCCGGGCACGGCCCGTACTTCAAGCTGGGCCGCTGGGGCACGCTGGTGAACCTGGTCGCGGTGGTCTACGGCGCCGCGATGACGGTCAACCTGATCTGGCCGCGCGCCGAGGTCTACGGCGACGACCACTGGTACTTCCAGTGGGGCGCGGTGATCGTCACCGCGCTGATCGTGATCATCGGCGCGATAATGCTCTACGTCCGGCGCCGCACCTGGGGCTCGGCCCACACCAGCCCCGAACACATGCCGGACAGCACCCCGGACACCCTGCCCGGCTGA
- the betA gene encoding choline dehydrogenase: MSTETYDFVIVGGGSAGCALANRLSADPANKVLVLEAGRSDWKWDVFIHMPAALTFPIGSKFYDWGYRSEPEPYMNRRRIYHARGKVLGGSSSINGMIFQRGNPMDYERWASDPGMSTWDYAHCLPYFNRMENCLADAPDGQWRGHDGPLELERGPASNPLFQAFFDAAEQAGYPRTDDVNGYKQEGFAAFDRNVRKGRRLSAAGAYLHPVMHRPNLTVKTNAFVSQVLFDGTRAVGVEYAQGRGVPGEVYGKEIVLCGGAINTPQLLQLSGVGNAAELEKLGIDVVKDLPGVGENLQDHLEVYIQYACKQPVSMQPSLAKWKRPYIGAQWLFLRSGPAATNHFEGGGFVRSNDEVKYPNLMFHFLPVAIRYDGSAPTEGHGYQVHVGPMYADTRGSVKIKSTDPREHPAIKFNYLSTETDRKEWVEAVRVARKILNQSALDPYNGGEISPGPSVDTDEEILDWVAKDAETALHPSCTTKMGVDDMSVVDPQSMRVHGTEGLRVVDASVMPYITNGNIYAPVMMTAEKAADLILGNTPLDPIKLPFYRHGEN; the protein is encoded by the coding sequence ATGAGTACCGAAACCTACGACTTCGTCATCGTCGGCGGTGGCTCGGCGGGCTGCGCGCTGGCGAACCGGCTCTCGGCCGACCCGGCGAACAAGGTCCTCGTCCTGGAGGCGGGCCGCTCGGACTGGAAGTGGGACGTCTTCATCCACATGCCGGCCGCGCTGACCTTCCCGATCGGGTCGAAGTTCTACGACTGGGGCTACCGCAGCGAACCCGAGCCGTACATGAACCGCCGTCGCATCTACCACGCGCGCGGCAAGGTGCTCGGCGGGTCGTCCAGCATCAACGGGATGATCTTCCAGCGCGGCAACCCGATGGACTACGAGCGCTGGGCGAGCGATCCCGGGATGTCCACTTGGGACTACGCGCACTGCCTGCCGTACTTCAACCGGATGGAGAACTGCCTGGCGGACGCGCCGGACGGGCAGTGGCGCGGCCACGACGGCCCCCTCGAACTGGAGCGCGGGCCGGCGTCCAACCCGTTGTTCCAGGCGTTCTTCGACGCCGCCGAGCAGGCGGGCTACCCGCGCACCGACGACGTCAACGGCTACAAGCAGGAGGGCTTCGCGGCGTTCGACCGGAACGTCCGAAAAGGACGGCGGCTGTCCGCGGCGGGCGCGTACCTGCACCCGGTGATGCACCGGCCCAACCTCACGGTGAAGACGAACGCGTTCGTTTCGCAGGTCCTCTTCGACGGCACGCGCGCGGTCGGCGTCGAGTACGCGCAGGGCCGGGGCGTGCCGGGTGAGGTGTACGGCAAGGAGATCGTCCTCTGCGGCGGCGCGATCAACACCCCGCAGCTGCTGCAGCTCTCCGGCGTCGGCAACGCCGCCGAGCTGGAGAAGCTCGGCATCGACGTCGTCAAGGACCTGCCGGGCGTCGGCGAAAACCTCCAGGACCACCTGGAGGTGTACATCCAGTACGCCTGCAAGCAGCCGGTGTCGATGCAGCCGTCGCTGGCGAAGTGGAAGCGGCCGTACATCGGCGCGCAGTGGCTGTTCCTGCGGTCCGGGCCGGCCGCCACCAACCACTTCGAGGGCGGCGGGTTCGTCCGGTCGAACGACGAGGTGAAGTACCCGAACCTGATGTTCCACTTCCTGCCGGTGGCGATCCGCTACGACGGTTCGGCACCCACGGAAGGGCACGGCTACCAGGTGCACGTCGGCCCGATGTACGCCGACACCCGCGGCTCGGTGAAGATCAAGTCGACCGACCCGCGCGAGCACCCGGCGATCAAGTTCAACTACCTGTCGACCGAGACCGACCGCAAGGAGTGGGTCGAGGCGGTGCGGGTGGCGCGGAAGATCCTGAACCAGAGCGCGTTGGATCCGTACAACGGCGGGGAGATCTCGCCGGGGCCGTCCGTGGACACCGACGAGGAAATCCTCGACTGGGTCGCCAAGGACGCCGAAACCGCGCTGCACCCGTCGTGCACGACCAAGATGGGCGTGGACGACATGTCCGTCGTCGACCCGCAGAGCATGCGGGTGCACGGGACCGAGGGCCTGCGTGTCGTCGACGCGTCGGTGATGCCCTACATCACCAACGGCAACATCTACGCCCCGGTGATGATGACCGCCGAGAAGGCCGCCGACCTGATCCTCGGCAACACCCCGCTCGACCCCATCAAGCTGCCGTTCTACCGGCACGGGGAGAACTAG
- a CDS encoding bifunctional 3-phenylpropionate/cinnamic acid dioxygenase ferredoxin subunit produces the protein MIRACTVDELPPGESVRIPGQPAIAVFHTEEGELYAIDDTCTHQDASLADGWLEGCFVECPLHAALFDLRTGMPTCLPAKDPVRTYTVVVDDGVIYVQGVAGEDAA, from the coding sequence ATGATTCGCGCGTGCACGGTGGACGAGCTGCCCCCCGGCGAGTCCGTCCGGATCCCCGGGCAGCCCGCCATCGCGGTGTTCCACACCGAGGAGGGCGAGCTGTACGCCATCGACGACACGTGCACCCACCAGGACGCCTCCCTGGCCGACGGCTGGCTCGAAGGCTGCTTCGTCGAGTGCCCGCTGCACGCGGCGCTGTTCGACCTGCGCACGGGCATGCCGACCTGCCTCCCGGCGAAGGACCCGGTGCGCACGTACACCGTGGTCGTCGACGACGGCGTCATCTACGTCCAGGGCGTGGCCGGCGAGGACGCCGCGTGA
- a CDS encoding NAD(P)/FAD-dependent oxidoreductase — protein sequence MKRIAVVGASLAGVRAAQELRAQGYDGGIVLIGDEPHLPYDRPPLSKAFLAGTASRESLDLLDAGDLASLALDFRLGVRATALEPSNRRVLLSDGTSVHADGVVIATGGRARTLPGFEGAFVLRTLDDAVSLRAALVPGVRVAIVGAGFIGAEVASTCRSLGLDVVVLEALAAPLAPVLGPELAAVCARLHLDHGTDLRCGVQVTGLSPDGVSLASGSVVPADVVVTGVGMTPSTEWLAGSGLKLGNGVHTDAGLVTALPQVVAVGDVARFGGRRHEHWTNASEQAPVAVANLLAGHTARTYTPSGYVWSDQYSGTMQLAGHPRPDDELSFVDGDPSAASFVATFTRDGVTVGVFALNNAKLFNRLRRQSLRRPEFQPAVQG from the coding sequence GTGAAGCGCATCGCGGTCGTCGGCGCGTCGCTCGCCGGGGTCCGCGCGGCGCAGGAGCTGCGCGCGCAGGGGTACGACGGCGGGATCGTGCTGATCGGCGACGAGCCGCACCTGCCCTACGACCGGCCGCCGCTGTCGAAGGCCTTCCTGGCCGGCACGGCGTCGCGGGAGTCGCTCGACCTGCTCGACGCCGGTGACCTGGCGTCCCTCGCCCTGGACTTCCGGCTCGGCGTCCGGGCGACGGCACTGGAACCTTCGAACCGCCGGGTCCTGCTGTCGGACGGCACGTCGGTGCACGCGGACGGCGTCGTCATCGCCACCGGCGGCCGGGCGCGCACCCTGCCGGGTTTCGAGGGCGCTTTCGTGTTGCGGACCCTCGACGACGCCGTGTCCCTGCGCGCGGCTCTGGTCCCCGGCGTGCGCGTGGCCATCGTCGGGGCCGGGTTCATCGGGGCCGAGGTGGCCTCGACCTGCCGTTCGCTGGGTCTCGACGTCGTCGTCCTGGAGGCCTTGGCCGCGCCGCTGGCGCCGGTGCTGGGCCCTGAGCTGGCCGCGGTGTGCGCCCGGCTGCACCTCGACCACGGCACGGACCTGCGCTGCGGGGTCCAGGTCACGGGCCTGTCCCCCGACGGCGTCTCGCTGGCGTCCGGTTCGGTCGTCCCGGCCGACGTGGTCGTGACGGGCGTCGGGATGACACCGTCGACCGAGTGGCTGGCCGGCTCGGGGTTGAAACTCGGCAACGGCGTCCACACGGACGCCGGGCTGGTGACCGCGCTGCCGCAGGTGGTGGCCGTCGGCGACGTGGCGCGGTTCGGCGGGCGGCGGCACGAGCACTGGACGAACGCGTCGGAGCAGGCCCCGGTCGCGGTGGCGAACCTGCTCGCCGGGCACACCGCGCGGACGTACACGCCGAGCGGTTACGTCTGGTCGGACCAGTATTCGGGGACGATGCAGCTGGCCGGCCACCCCCGCCCGGACGACGAGCTTTCGTTCGTGGACGGCGACCCTTCGGCAGCTTCGTTCGTGGCGACGTTCACCCGGGACGGCGTCACGGTGGGCGTGTTCGCGCTGAACAACGCGAAGCTGTTCAACCGCCTGCGCCGGCAGTCCCTGCGCCGCCCCGAGTTTCAACCGGCGGTTCAAGGATAA